In Bacteroidales bacterium, a genomic segment contains:
- a CDS encoding acetyl-CoA synthetase, whose amino-acid sequence MKKLLFLFVAVTFCATKSWAYDDARMMRFPDINGERIVFVYAGDIWTVDSKGGVARKLTSHRGIELFPKISPDGKWIAFSGEYSGSRQVYVMPANGGTPKQLTFYNDVTNLPPRGGFDNVVLGWTADSKKVFFRSNRTEYGDRMGKYFTISIEGGLEEELPIPHGGFGTLSPDNKKVAFSYIDREFRTWKRYKGGRASNIWIYDLEKNLSEEITDFKGTDQVPVWYGDKIYYASDRDLWLNIFSYDVNTKATTKVTNHDTFDVMWPSGSNGQIVYEHGGHIYKLNLANGNIERVKISINYDNPYTLPYFKNVKEDISGVDISPNGNRVLIDARGDIFSVPAGEGTITNLTNSQGVRDLSSAWSPDGKYIAYYNDATDEYELYLLENKEGAKPTQITKNSKGWKYQAEWSPNSKYLVFFDRSMQLQLVDVTTKKVTVIDTPTSNEIRSYSFSPDSRWVTYTKNNPNNQSAIWVYNIEKSEKTQLTDATFSDRSPVFSECGNYIFFRSNRDFNLAFSDFEFNYLYNKATRIYAVALRKDSPRLLDIKETLETPSDDSQKSTEQKKDNAKKDDKSEKDLNVTIDFDGINQRIVAFPLPSGSYWNLDAIKNGIVFCNDEGFQRFDIKEQKQETIMEGISFAVVSANENKFLYSQGSDYGVATLAPNQKAGDGKLNLDKLDMRIEPREEWKQVFADGWRIYRDYFYVSNIHGVDWDGFRKKYSELLPFVSHRFDLDYIFGEMIGETNAGHAYSNYGDFEKVKRLETGLLGAKFAADLKNQRYKFTKIYQGENWNPSRRAPLTEQGINVREGDYLIAIDGIDVTTNENPYKFLENKVNVPVKITVNSKPSADGAITYTVKPIESEHELMYLDWVNERRAMVDKLSDGKIGYMHIPNTSYDGNRELHRGMYAYNDKEALIIDDRFNGGGFIPDRMIEIVSRETLAKWNVNGLDPMRTPGIAHDGPKVMLINQYSSSGGDAFPYFFKQKKLGTVIGARTWGGLVGISANPGFVDGGSFNVPRFGIYNKDGEWIIEGVGVYPDIEVIDSPHLVAQGKDPSLEKAVEVLLKELKENPPKKWKTPEEPDRSKWIEIEIK is encoded by the coding sequence ATGAAAAAATTATTATTTCTGTTTGTTGCGGTAACTTTTTGCGCAACAAAGTCGTGGGCTTATGATGATGCCCGAATGATGCGTTTCCCCGACATCAACGGTGAACGCATAGTATTTGTTTATGCAGGCGACATTTGGACAGTCGATTCAAAAGGTGGAGTAGCCCGCAAACTAACGTCACATCGTGGAATTGAGCTTTTTCCAAAAATATCTCCAGATGGAAAATGGATTGCTTTCTCAGGCGAGTACAGCGGAAGCCGACAAGTTTATGTAATGCCCGCAAATGGAGGTACTCCTAAACAATTAACTTTTTATAACGATGTTACAAACTTGCCACCACGTGGAGGGTTTGATAACGTGGTTTTAGGGTGGACAGCCGACAGCAAAAAGGTGTTTTTCCGCAGCAACAGAACCGAATATGGTGACCGAATGGGAAAATACTTTACAATCAGTATAGAGGGAGGTTTAGAGGAAGAGCTTCCGATACCGCACGGAGGTTTTGGAACACTTTCGCCCGACAATAAAAAAGTTGCTTTTTCATATATCGACCGCGAATTTAGAACATGGAAAAGATATAAAGGTGGTAGAGCCTCAAATATTTGGATTTACGATTTAGAGAAAAATCTCTCCGAAGAGATTACCGACTTTAAGGGTACAGATCAAGTTCCCGTTTGGTACGGCGATAAAATTTATTATGCTTCGGACAGAGACCTATGGCTAAATATATTTAGCTACGATGTTAATACTAAGGCTACTACAAAAGTTACAAACCACGACACATTTGATGTTATGTGGCCCAGTGGCTCAAATGGTCAAATTGTTTATGAACATGGAGGACATATTTATAAGCTAAATTTAGCAAATGGAAATATAGAGAGAGTAAAAATCAGTATCAATTACGATAATCCATATACGCTTCCATATTTCAAAAATGTAAAAGAAGATATCAGTGGTGTTGATATCTCTCCAAACGGAAACCGTGTATTGATTGATGCTCGTGGAGATATCTTTTCAGTTCCCGCTGGAGAGGGCACAATAACTAATCTTACAAACAGTCAAGGAGTTAGGGATTTGTCATCAGCATGGTCACCCGATGGAAAATATATTGCATACTATAATGACGCTACCGATGAATATGAGTTGTACTTGCTTGAAAATAAAGAGGGTGCAAAGCCAACGCAAATTACCAAAAACTCTAAAGGTTGGAAATATCAAGCAGAATGGTCGCCAAACAGTAAATATTTGGTCTTTTTTGACAGAAGCATGCAACTCCAGCTTGTTGATGTAACCACTAAAAAAGTTACAGTCATTGATACTCCAACAAGCAATGAGATACGTTCGTATTCGTTTTCTCCCGATTCTCGTTGGGTTACATACACAAAAAATAATCCTAACAATCAGTCTGCAATTTGGGTTTACAATATCGAAAAATCTGAAAAAACTCAACTAACCGATGCAACTTTCAGCGACAGAAGTCCCGTGTTTTCTGAATGTGGAAACTACATATTTTTCCGATCTAACCGCGATTTTAATTTGGCATTCTCTGATTTTGAGTTCAATTATCTTTACAATAAAGCAACGCGTATTTATGCTGTAGCACTTAGAAAAGATAGCCCAAGACTGTTGGATATTAAGGAAACGCTTGAAACGCCAAGCGATGACTCTCAAAAGAGTACAGAGCAGAAAAAAGATAACGCTAAAAAAGATGATAAGTCAGAAAAAGACTTAAATGTTACAATAGATTTTGACGGAATAAATCAGCGTATTGTGGCATTCCCGTTACCATCAGGCTCTTATTGGAATCTTGATGCAATAAAAAATGGAATTGTTTTTTGTAATGATGAAGGATTTCAACGATTTGACATTAAAGAGCAGAAGCAAGAGACAATAATGGAAGGTATCTCATTTGCCGTTGTTTCAGCCAACGAAAACAAATTCCTTTACAGTCAAGGCTCAGATTACGGAGTTGCTACGTTAGCACCAAATCAAAAGGCAGGAGATGGTAAGCTAAACCTCGATAAACTTGATATGCGTATCGAGCCACGTGAGGAGTGGAAACAAGTATTTGCCGATGGTTGGCGTATTTATCGCGACTATTTCTATGTCTCTAATATACACGGAGTTGACTGGGATGGTTTCCGTAAAAAATATAGCGAGTTGTTACCTTTTGTTAGTCACAGATTTGACTTAGACTACATTTTTGGAGAAATGATAGGAGAGACTAACGCCGGACACGCTTACTCAAATTACGGCGATTTTGAAAAGGTAAAACGCTTAGAGACAGGTCTTTTAGGTGCTAAATTTGCAGCAGACTTAAAAAATCAGCGATATAAATTCACTAAAATATATCAAGGTGAGAACTGGAACCCAAGCCGGCGTGCACCTCTTACCGAACAAGGTATTAATGTTAGAGAGGGCGACTATTTGATAGCAATAGACGGGATAGATGTTACAACTAACGAAAATCCTTACAAGTTTCTTGAAAACAAAGTCAATGTGCCCGTGAAAATTACCGTCAATTCTAAACCATCCGCCGATGGTGCAATAACCTACACAGTTAAGCCAATTGAGAGTGAACACGAACTTATGTACCTTGATTGGGTAAACGAACGACGTGCGATGGTTGACAAACTTTCTGACGGGAAAATAGGTTATATGCACATACCAAACACATCGTATGATGGTAACCGTGAGTTACATCGCGGAATGTATGCATACAACGATAAAGAGGCTTTAATTATTGACGACAGATTTAACGGCGGTGGATTTATCCCCGATAGAATGATTGAAATCGTTAGTCGCGAAACCCTTGCAAAATGGAATGTAAATGGACTTGATCCAATGCGCACCCCTGGTATCGCTCACGATGGTCCAAAAGTTATGCTTATCAACCAATATTCGTCATCGGGTGGCGATGCGTTTCCGTATTTCTTTAAACAAAAGAAATTGGGAACCGTTATAGGAGCACGCACTTGGGGAGGACTTGTTGGAATTTCCGCAAATCCCGGATTTGTTGACGGAGGTTCGTTTAATGTTCCTCGATTTGGTATTTATAATAAAGATGGAGAGTGGATTATTGAGGGAGTAGGAGTGTATCCTGATATTGAGGTGATTGACTCTCCGCATTTGGTCGCACAAGGGAAAGATCCATCTCTCGAAAAGGCTGTAGAGGTGTTGTTAAAAGAGTTGAAGGAAAATCCACCTAAAAAATGGAAAACACCTGAAGAGCCAGACCGTTCTAAATGGATAGAGATTGAAATAAAGTAA
- a CDS encoding beta-lactamase family protein, whose amino-acid sequence MYNTEELNKPDTSFYPILRGEVEKLYNEKITGGFSGAMIVSCGRDIVFERYKSFKNRRINANINQNSRFQLASITKQFTAVAVLQLYERGLLNIYDTVQKFIPEFPYHNITIHQLLCHRSGLPNYIYFLDKFADSRYNSISGDSLLRLLVKNPPAIYSKPGSRFRYSNTGYVVLSLIVERITGESFHNYLRNNLFEPAGMLQTELLVPNVNDNFPNMLTGYSKFGRDSREDYLNGCYGDKGIWSTARDLVSWDQALYDSVIIKNETLELALTPHGRPISSKNNYGYGWRIANYNQAAVYYHTGWWQGFKTLLMRFPEQKITVVVLKNTLSGPMIYQEEMVKIVGRSLYLPQFLDDKIEIDSTDLLYFDS is encoded by the coding sequence TTGTATAATACTGAAGAATTAAATAAACCCGATACTTCATTTTATCCTATTTTAAGAGGAGAAGTCGAGAAACTTTATAATGAAAAGATAACAGGCGGCTTTTCAGGAGCAATGATAGTTTCATGCGGTAGAGATATTGTTTTTGAGCGGTATAAGTCGTTTAAAAACAGAAGAATAAATGCCAATATAAATCAAAATTCCCGTTTTCAATTAGCCTCTATTACTAAGCAATTTACGGCGGTGGCAGTTTTACAATTATATGAAAGGGGTTTGCTAAATATCTATGATACAGTACAAAAATTTATTCCTGAGTTTCCCTACCATAACATTACTATTCATCAACTGTTATGTCACAGATCGGGGCTACCGAATTATATTTATTTTTTAGATAAATTTGCAGATTCTCGTTATAATTCTATTTCTGGCGACTCTTTATTAAGACTATTAGTAAAAAATCCCCCAGCAATCTATTCAAAACCCGGAAGTAGATTCAGATACTCTAATACAGGTTATGTTGTATTATCGCTTATAGTTGAACGAATTACAGGAGAGTCGTTTCACAATTATCTCAGAAACAATCTATTTGAACCTGCAGGAATGTTGCAAACCGAACTTTTGGTGCCAAATGTCAATGATAACTTCCCTAACATGCTAACAGGCTATAGCAAATTTGGGCGTGATAGCCGGGAAGATTATCTCAACGGCTGTTATGGCGATAAAGGTATATGGTCAACAGCAAGAGATCTTGTATCGTGGGATCAAGCTCTATACGATTCTGTAATTATAAAAAACGAAACACTTGAATTAGCATTAACTCCACATGGAAGACCAATCTCGTCAAAAAATAATTATGGATATGGTTGGAGAATAGCCAATTACAATCAAGCAGCTGTATATTACCATACAGGATGGTGGCAAGGCTTTAAAACATTGCTAATGCGTTTTCCTGAACAAAAAATAACTGTAGTTGTTTTGAAAAACACATTATCAGGTCCTATGATTTATCAGGAAGAGATGGTAAAGATTGTTGGTCGTAGCCTTTATTTACCTCAATTTCTTGATGATAAGATTGAGATTGATAGCACCGACCTGTTGTACTTTGATAGTTAA
- the hydF gene encoding [FeFe] hydrogenase H-cluster maturation GTPase HydF has translation MTNKTSRDLKPHIGIFGRRNVGKSTFINILTGQEVAIVSDIPGTTTDPVKRSVEILDFSPVVIIDTAGIDDVGALGKKRIQRTQQVVSQIDLALLLVTDNQFGEIEDNLIKDFDKHKLPYVLVYSKTDISTPDNQLIKSKQDKYNKEIFLINTANPEGLKAIIDEIKRLIPETAYTMSSILGDIVGEGDIVLLIVSIDAEAPAGRLILPQVQVIRDILDNRAVSIVLQFNEVAQFLKTTGIKPKLAIADSQLFYRVDTLVPENIPLTGFSIVLARHKGNFQEYMKGTPKIGSLKDGDRVLILESCSHHVSCDDIGRVKIPRWMKDFSQKQLEFDVVAGLSAINRPITDYALVVQCGGCMVTRKQLHQRLQVAIDAGVPITNYGMAIAFMHGYYYRVMEPFL, from the coding sequence ATGACAAACAAAACATCACGCGATTTAAAACCACATATAGGGATATTTGGTCGTCGAAATGTTGGTAAATCAACTTTTATCAATATACTAACTGGACAAGAAGTTGCCATTGTCTCTGATATTCCAGGTACTACAACTGACCCTGTTAAGCGTTCGGTTGAAATTTTGGATTTTTCACCGGTAGTTATTATTGATACTGCTGGAATAGATGATGTCGGGGCACTCGGGAAAAAACGTATCCAGCGAACGCAACAAGTTGTATCGCAAATAGATTTGGCTTTACTTTTAGTTACTGATAATCAGTTTGGTGAAATAGAGGATAATCTTATTAAAGATTTCGACAAACACAAGCTACCTTATGTTTTAGTCTATTCAAAGACAGATATTTCTACTCCTGACAATCAGCTAATTAAATCGAAACAAGATAAGTACAATAAAGAGATTTTTCTCATCAATACTGCAAATCCCGAAGGATTAAAAGCAATTATTGATGAGATTAAACGCTTGATTCCCGAAACAGCTTACACAATGTCCTCAATATTGGGAGATATTGTTGGCGAAGGTGATATCGTATTGCTCATAGTGTCAATAGATGCAGAGGCTCCTGCAGGACGACTGATATTACCACAAGTTCAAGTAATTCGTGATATATTGGACAATCGTGCAGTCTCTATTGTTCTGCAATTCAATGAGGTGGCGCAATTTTTAAAAACAACCGGCATTAAGCCAAAATTAGCGATTGCCGATTCCCAACTTTTCTATCGGGTGGACACTCTTGTGCCTGAAAATATTCCACTTACAGGATTTAGCATCGTCTTAGCTCGCCATAAAGGTAATTTTCAGGAGTATATGAAAGGGACACCTAAGATTGGTAGTTTGAAAGATGGTGACAGAGTTCTGATTCTTGAATCATGCTCACATCACGTTAGTTGTGACGATATCGGGAGAGTGAAAATTCCACGTTGGATGAAAGATTTTTCCCAAAAACAACTAGAGTTTGATGTTGTTGCAGGTCTGTCAGCAATTAATCGTCCTATTACTGATTATGCTTTAGTTGTTCAGTGCGGTGGTTGCATGGTAACCAGAAAGCAGCTACATCAGCGTTTGCAAGTTGCTATTGATGCTGGAGTTCCTATAACAAATTATGGAATGGCAATAGCATTTATGCATGGATATTACTATCGAGTGATGGAACCTTTTCTTTAA
- a CDS encoding diacylglycerol kinase family lipid kinase: MNNTYENKYFFLINPNAGNSEGKREWSNILEVINKNNLDLDFAFTEFNGHAEQIVLEQIKVGHRNFIIVGGDGTVNEVINAVCKQNEVSSEDISLGIIQMGTGNDWSKYYEFDNDYQKAIDRFKQKKTKFQDVGLIRYKDESENKEAYFINIAGLCFDSVVVKATNQMKARGKRTRLSYMFSLLKNLINYKPWHLKIHINDEILEGKFLSISIGNGKYSGGGMLQTPDAIIDDGWLDVTIYENMPKFKIAINVGRLFNGSVSKVRGVRMFKTKKFLIESEQEIFAETDGEIIGSTPYEISIIPKAVKVFV; encoded by the coding sequence TTGAATAATACCTACGAAAACAAATATTTCTTTTTAATAAATCCCAACGCTGGAAATTCAGAAGGCAAACGCGAATGGTCCAATATATTAGAAGTTATAAATAAAAACAATTTAGATTTAGATTTTGCTTTTACTGAATTCAACGGACATGCTGAACAAATTGTTCTGGAGCAAATAAAAGTTGGACATAGAAACTTTATAATTGTCGGAGGAGACGGAACAGTAAACGAAGTAATAAATGCCGTTTGTAAACAAAATGAAGTTAGTTCTGAAGATATTAGCTTAGGCATTATTCAAATGGGTACTGGAAATGACTGGTCTAAATATTACGAGTTTGACAACGATTATCAAAAGGCAATAGATAGATTTAAACAGAAGAAAACAAAATTTCAAGATGTAGGCTTAATTAGATATAAAGACGAATCCGAAAACAAAGAAGCATATTTTATAAATATTGCAGGTTTATGCTTTGACTCTGTTGTAGTAAAAGCAACCAATCAAATGAAAGCAAGAGGGAAGAGAACAAGATTGTCTTATATGTTCAGTTTGCTCAAAAACCTTATTAACTATAAGCCGTGGCATTTAAAAATTCACATAAACGATGAAATTCTTGAAGGGAAGTTTTTGTCTATAAGTATTGGTAATGGGAAATACTCAGGAGGAGGAATGCTCCAAACTCCTGATGCAATAATTGATGACGGTTGGTTAGACGTTACTATTTACGAAAATATGCCAAAATTTAAAATTGCAATAAACGTTGGAAGATTATTTAATGGGAGCGTAAGCAAGGTTAGAGGAGTAAGAATGTTCAAAACTAAGAAATTCCTTATTGAGTCTGAACAAGAAATTTTTGCAGAGACTGATGGAGAAATCATCGGCTCTACGCCTTATGAAATAAGCATTATCCCAAAAGCAGTAAAGGTTTTTGTTTAA
- a CDS encoding diacylglycerol kinase family lipid kinase, giving the protein MNTYEDKYFFLVNPYAGNSEAELEWFNILEVINNNNLDFDFAVTRINGHAEQVVSEQIKAGHKNFIVVGGDGTLNEVINAICKQNEVSSKDISLGIIQIGKGNDWSKYYGFDNDYQKAIDRFKQKNTKFQDVGLVRYKDEGKNKEAYFINIAGLCFDSVVTKSTNQMKVRGKRTSLSYMINLLKSLISYKPWHLKVQINDKILEGRFLSMSIGNGKYSGGGMLQTPDAIIDDGWLHVTIYENMPKCRIVLNIRRLYNGTISKVKGAKMFKTKKILVESGQDVFAQTDGEIIGSAPYDISIIPNAVKVFV; this is encoded by the coding sequence TTGAATACTTACGAAGATAAATATTTTTTTCTTGTAAACCCATATGCCGGCAACTCAGAAGCCGAACTTGAATGGTTTAACATTTTAGAAGTTATAAATAATAATAATTTAGACTTTGATTTTGCTGTCACTAGAATCAATGGACATGCAGAACAAGTTGTTTCAGAACAAATAAAAGCTGGACACAAAAACTTTATAGTTGTAGGAGGGGATGGAACATTAAATGAAGTGATAAATGCCATTTGTAAACAAAATGAAGTTAGTTCTAAAGATATTAGCTTAGGTATTATTCAAATTGGTAAGGGAAACGATTGGTCTAAATATTATGGGTTTGATAACGATTATCAAAAAGCGATAGACAGATTTAAACAAAAAAATACAAAATTTCAAGATGTAGGTTTAGTTAGATACAAGGATGAAGGAAAAAACAAGGAAGCATACTTTATAAATATAGCAGGTTTGTGTTTCGATTCTGTTGTAACAAAATCAACCAACCAAATGAAAGTAAGAGGGAAGAGAACAAGTCTGTCCTACATGATTAATTTGTTAAAGAGTCTTATTAGTTATAAGCCGTGGCATTTAAAAGTCCAAATAAATGATAAAATTCTCGAAGGAAGATTTTTGTCTATGAGTATTGGTAATGGAAAATATTCAGGAGGAGGAATGCTGCAAACTCCCGACGCAATAATTGATGACGGTTGGTTACATGTTACTATTTATGAAAACATGCCAAAGTGTAGAATTGTATTAAACATCAGGAGACTATACAATGGGACCATAAGCAAGGTTAAGGGGGCTAAAATGTTTAAAACTAAAAAAATACTTGTAGAATCTGGGCAAGATGTTTTTGCCCAAACCGATGGCGAAATTATTGGCTCTGCTCCTTATGATATAAGCATTATCCCAAATGCGGTAAAAGTTTTTGTGTAA
- the miaB gene encoding tRNA (N6-isopentenyl adenosine(37)-C2)-methylthiotransferase MiaB, producing MSFKIRKPQLFIETYGCQMNIADSEVVAAILVAQGYELTDDVNNADLVLINTCSVRDNAEQRVWNRLDFFKGYKRRKPNVKVGVIGCMAKRVGQELIEHQAVDIVAGPDSYRDMPMLLDRAISGSKGIDIEQSEVETYSGIVPERVADDSISGFVSIMRGCNNFCTYCIVPYTRGRERSRNPKDIINEIKSLIDKGYREVTLLGQNVNSYNWIEEDKEINFPKLVEMIAKINPNLRVRFTTSHPKDISDELIEVIARYNNVCKHIHLPVQAGSNAVLERMNRKYTREYYLERVKKIRTLIPNCGLTTDVFCGFSGETEQDFLQTLELLREVEFDSAFMFKYSERPGTYAAKKLPDDVPEDIKIKRLTEIIDLQNKISQKRNQAEVGKTFEVLVEGYSKKSDKDMFGRTSQNKVVVFPNNGTKIGNLVKVKIVSASSATLIGIVT from the coding sequence ATGAGTTTTAAAATAAGAAAGCCGCAACTATTTATAGAAACTTATGGTTGTCAGATGAATATAGCTGATAGTGAGGTTGTTGCGGCGATATTAGTTGCTCAGGGATACGAACTCACCGATGATGTTAACAATGCCGATCTTGTATTAATAAACACTTGTAGTGTCCGCGATAACGCAGAGCAGCGAGTTTGGAATAGGCTGGATTTTTTCAAAGGTTACAAAAGACGAAAACCTAATGTCAAAGTTGGTGTTATTGGTTGCATGGCTAAGCGAGTAGGTCAGGAGTTGATAGAACATCAAGCTGTTGATATTGTTGCAGGTCCCGACTCGTATCGCGACATGCCTATGCTGCTCGACAGAGCTATTTCTGGTTCAAAAGGTATTGATATTGAACAGAGTGAAGTTGAAACCTACTCAGGTATCGTTCCTGAAAGAGTTGCAGACGATTCTATTAGCGGTTTTGTAAGCATTATGCGTGGGTGTAATAATTTTTGTACATATTGCATTGTTCCATATACACGTGGCAGGGAGCGAAGTCGCAATCCTAAAGATATTATCAATGAGATTAAGTCGTTGATTGACAAGGGTTACCGTGAGGTTACTCTTTTGGGGCAAAACGTAAACAGTTACAATTGGATAGAAGAGGATAAAGAAATTAATTTCCCCAAACTCGTGGAGATGATTGCAAAAATTAACCCAAATTTACGTGTTAGGTTTACAACATCCCATCCTAAAGATATATCAGATGAGTTGATAGAGGTTATTGCCCGATATAACAATGTTTGCAAACATATACATTTGCCCGTTCAGGCTGGAAGCAATGCTGTTTTGGAGCGAATGAACCGTAAATATACACGTGAGTATTATTTAGAGAGAGTGAAAAAGATTCGTACTCTAATTCCCAATTGTGGTCTTACAACAGACGTTTTTTGTGGATTTTCAGGCGAAACAGAACAAGATTTTCTGCAAACATTGGAGCTTTTACGTGAAGTTGAGTTCGATTCGGCGTTTATGTTTAAATATAGCGAGCGACCCGGAACTTATGCCGCAAAAAAACTACCCGATGATGTGCCCGAAGATATTAAAATAAAGCGTTTGACAGAGATAATAGATCTGCAAAACAAAATATCCCAAAAACGGAACCAAGCCGAAGTAGGAAAAACCTTCGAAGTTCTTGTGGAGGGATATTCAAAAAAGTCTGATAAAGATATGTTTGGAAGGACATCTCAAAACAAGGTTGTGGTATTTCCGAATAATGGCACAAAAATTGGTAACCTTGTTAAAGTAAAAATAGTTTCTGCTTCATCAGCAACACTTATAGGAATAGTTACTTAA
- a CDS encoding ribonuclease HII has product MLKENYSGFKFEVGCDEAGRGCLAGPVVAAAVIISNNFDHPFLNDSKQLSHKEREEVRVFIEQNAIDYAVAFVDRETIDKINILNASILCMHRALDMLKIRPEFIIVDGNRFKPYGEVKYKTIVKGDAQFKSIAAASILAKTARDRFMDKIALEYPEYLWNKNKGYPTVKHREAIKQYGITKYHRRSFKLLDNQLKIEF; this is encoded by the coding sequence ATATTAAAAGAAAACTATTCAGGGTTTAAGTTTGAAGTTGGATGCGATGAAGCCGGTCGGGGCTGTCTGGCAGGTCCTGTAGTTGCAGCGGCTGTAATAATTTCAAATAACTTTGACCATCCTTTTCTAAATGACTCGAAACAACTCTCTCACAAGGAACGAGAGGAAGTACGTGTTTTTATTGAACAAAATGCAATTGATTACGCCGTAGCATTTGTTGACCGCGAAACAATCGATAAAATAAACATTTTAAATGCATCTATCTTGTGTATGCACCGTGCGCTAGATATGCTGAAGATTAGACCTGAATTTATTATTGTTGATGGCAACCGATTTAAACCGTATGGAGAGGTAAAATACAAAACCATTGTTAAAGGTGATGCACAGTTTAAAAGCATTGCTGCAGCTTCAATCCTGGCAAAAACAGCCCGAGACAGATTTATGGATAAAATCGCTTTGGAATACCCCGAATATTTGTGGAATAAAAACAAAGGATATCCAACCGTCAAACATCGCGAGGCAATCAAGCAGTATGGCATAACCAAATACCATCGTAGGAGTTTCAAATTGTTAGACAATCAGTTGAAAATAGAATTTTGA